In Desulforegula conservatrix Mb1Pa, one genomic interval encodes:
- a CDS encoding integrase core domain-containing protein — MSEARHKIGDYLRFYNTKRPHQSFKNNTPDKTYFEGLEIPIAA; from the coding sequence ATGTCAGAAGCGAGACACAAAATTGGCGATTATCTGAGGTTCTACAACACAAAAAGGCCTCACCAGAGCTTTAAGAATAATACGCCTGATAAAACATATTTTGAAGGTCTGGAAATTCCAATCGCCGCTTGA